The following are encoded together in the Tamandua tetradactyla isolate mTamTet1 chromosome 14, mTamTet1.pri, whole genome shotgun sequence genome:
- the LOC143655284 gene encoding olfactory receptor 6E1-like: MGNGTSVTEFVLLGLTDACELQMLIFLGFLLTYLLTLMGNFLIVVITLMDRRLHTPMYYFLRNFAVLEIWFTSVIFPKMLTNTLTGKKTISLPGCFLQSFLYFSLGTTEFYLLAVMSFDRYVAICNPLRYATIMSKRVCAQLVLCSWMAGFFLIIVPGFLTFQQPFCGPNIINHFFCDNFPLLELICTDTSLIELLGFVVANFSLLGTLSVTATCYGHILHTILRIPSAKERQKAFSNCSSHIIVVSLFYGSCIFMYVRSGKGGQGEDRNKVVALLNTVVTPMLNPFIYTLRNKQVKQVFKEQVSKLLS, translated from the coding sequence ATGGGAAATGGCACCAGTGTCACTGAGTTTGTCCTGCTGGGGCTCACAGATGCCTGTGAGTTGCAGATGCTCATCTTCCTGGGGTTTCTCCTGACCTACCTCCTCACACTGATGGGGAACTTCCTCATCGTGGTCATCACTCTCATGGACAGGCGCCTCCACACTCCTATGTACTACTTCCTCCGCAATTTCGCTGTCCTGGAGATCTGGTTCACCTCGGTCATCTTCCCCAAGATGCTCACCAACACCCTGACTGGAAAGAAGACCATCTCCCTTCCAGGCTGCTTCCTACAGAGTTTCCTCTATTTCTCCCTGGGTACAACAGAGTTTTATCTCCTGGCAGTGATGTCCTTTGACAGGTATGTGGCCATATGTAATCCCTTGCGCTATGCCACCATCATGAGCAAAAGGGTCTGTGCCCAACTAGTCCTTTGTTCATGGATGGCAGGATTCTTTCTCATCATTGTTCCAGGTTTTCTCACATTTCAACAGCCATTCTGTGGCCCCAATATTATTAATCACTTCTTCTGTGACAACTTTCCTCTCCTGGAACTCATATGCACAGACACAAGTCTGATAGaacttctgggttttgttgtGGCCAACTTCAGTTTACTGGGCACTCTGTCCGTGACAGCCACCTGCTATGGCCACATCCTTCACACCATCCTGCGAATTCCCTCAGCCAAGGAGAGGCAGAAAGCCTTCTCAAACTGCTCCTCCCACATCATTGTCGTGTCTCTCTTCTATGGCAGCTGCATCTTCATGTATGTCAGGTCTGGCAAGGGTGGCCAAGGGGAGGACAGGAACAAGGTGGTGGCCCTGCTCAACACGGTGGTGACCCCAA